In Enterobacter sp. 638, a single window of DNA contains:
- the asnB gene encoding asparagine synthase B, which translates to MCSIFGVLDIKTDAVELRKKALELSRLMRHRGPDWSGVYASDKAILAHERLSIVDVNAGAQPLYNDKKTHALAVNGEIYNHQALRAEYGDRYAFQTGSDCEVILALYQEKGPEFLDDLQGMFAFALYDSEKDAYLIARDHIGIIPLYMGHDEHGNFYVASEMKALVPVCRTIKEFPAGSFLWSKDGEIRSYYQRDWFDYDAVKDNVTDKAELAQALEDAVKSHLMSDVPYGVLLSGGLDSSVISAITKKFAARRVEDQERSEAWWPQLHSFAVGLEGAPDLKAAQEVANHLGTVHHEIHFTVQEGLDAIRDVIYHIETYDVTTIRASTPMYLMSRKIKAMGIKMVLSGEGSDEVFGGYLYFHKAPNAKELHEETVRKLQALHMFDCARANKAMSAWGVEARVPFLDKNFLDVAMRINPQDKMCGNGKMEKHVLRECFESYLPASVAWRQKEQFSDGVGYSWIDTLKEVAAKQVSDKQLETASFRFPYNTPGSKEAYLYREIFEELFPVPSAAECVPGGPSVACSSAKAIEWDESFKSMNDPSGRAVGVHQSAYK; encoded by the coding sequence ATGTGTTCAATTTTTGGCGTACTGGATATTAAAACTGACGCAGTCGAACTGCGTAAAAAGGCACTTGAGCTGTCTCGCCTGATGCGCCATCGTGGTCCGGACTGGTCCGGCGTTTATGCCAGCGATAAAGCGATTCTGGCTCACGAACGTTTGTCGATTGTTGACGTCAACGCAGGCGCACAGCCACTGTATAACGATAAAAAAACGCACGCGCTGGCTGTTAACGGTGAAATCTACAACCATCAGGCGCTGCGTGCAGAATATGGCGATCGCTACGCATTCCAGACCGGTTCCGACTGTGAAGTTATTCTGGCGTTGTACCAGGAAAAAGGACCGGAATTCCTCGACGATTTACAGGGGATGTTCGCCTTCGCATTGTACGACAGCGAAAAAGACGCCTACCTGATTGCCCGCGACCATATCGGTATTATCCCGCTGTATATGGGCCACGACGAACACGGCAACTTCTATGTTGCCTCTGAAATGAAAGCCCTGGTGCCGGTTTGCCGCACCATCAAAGAATTCCCGGCGGGCAGTTTCCTGTGGAGTAAAGACGGTGAAATCCGTTCTTACTACCAGCGTGACTGGTTCGATTACGATGCCGTTAAGGACAACGTGACCGACAAAGCCGAGCTGGCGCAAGCGCTGGAAGATGCAGTGAAAAGCCATTTGATGTCAGACGTTCCTTACGGCGTGCTGCTGTCTGGCGGTCTGGATTCTTCCGTTATCTCGGCGATCACCAAAAAATTTGCGGCGCGTCGCGTTGAAGATCAAGAACGATCTGAAGCCTGGTGGCCACAGCTGCACTCTTTTGCCGTTGGCCTTGAAGGTGCGCCGGATCTGAAAGCCGCGCAGGAAGTCGCCAACCATTTGGGCACCGTGCACCATGAAATTCACTTCACCGTGCAGGAAGGTCTGGACGCGATCCGCGACGTTATTTATCACATTGAAACCTATGATGTGACAACCATTCGCGCCTCAACGCCGATGTATTTGATGTCCCGTAAAATCAAAGCGATGGGCATTAAAATGGTCCTGTCAGGCGAAGGTTCTGACGAAGTGTTCGGCGGTTACTTGTACTTCCATAAAGCGCCAAATGCCAAAGAACTGCATGAAGAAACCGTGCGCAAACTGCAGGCATTGCATATGTTTGACTGCGCTCGCGCCAACAAAGCGATGTCCGCATGGGGAGTGGAAGCCCGCGTACCGTTCCTGGATAAGAATTTCCTCGACGTGGCGATGCGGATCAACCCGCAGGATAAAATGTGTGGCAATGGCAAAATGGAAAAACACGTTTTGCGCGAATGTTTTGAATCCTATTTGCCAGCAAGCGTTGCATGGCGTCAGAAAGAGCAGTTCTCCGACGGCGTGGGTTACAGCTGGATCGACACCCTGAAAGAGGTGGCGGCGAAGCAGGTTTCAGATAAGCAACTGGAAACCGCGAGCTTCCGCTTCCCGTATAACACGCCAGGCTCAAAAGAAGCTTATTTGTACCGTGAGATTTTTGAAGAACTGTTCCCGGTGCCAAGTGCAGCAGAATGCGTGCCAGGCGGTCCGTCAGTGGCCTGCTCTTCTGCAAAAGCCATCGAATGGGACGAATCGTTCAAATCCATGAACGATCCATCAGGTCGCGCTGTAGGCGTGCACCAGTCTGCTTACAAATGA